Below is a window of Clavibacter michiganensis subsp. tessellarius DNA.
CGAGCGGCCCGGAGCCCTACACGTCGCTGACCGCGCTGCTCGTCGAGGTAGGCCGCGCGGCGATGCGGAAGGGCCGGGTCGCCCTGGTCCACGTCGACGAGGTGCAGAACATCACGGACGAGCGGACGCTCTCGCAGTTGCTCATCGCCCTCGGCGACGCCATCACGCACGAGGAGGAGGTCGCGATCCCCGGTGGTGCGCACGTGCGCCGGTCCCTGCCGATCGCGGTGTACCTCACGGGCCTGCCGGACTTCGAGGACCGGGCGGGCGCGCACAAGGGCGCGACGTTCGCACGCCGCTTCCGCACCACCGTCCTGACCGCGATCGACGACGAGGACATCCGGGCGGCGCTGCAGGACTTCGTCCTGCCGGGCTGGGAGGTCGCGGACGGCTCGGGTCGCACCCGCCGCATCCGCATGGACCAGGACGCCGCGGCTGCGATCGTCGACCTGTGCCGCGGGGAGCCGTTCCTCTTCCAGTTGGCGGGGGAGCGCGCCTGGTACGCCGGATCGGGGCCGACGATCACCCGCGCCGAGGTCCACGCAGGCTGGCGGGGCGCGGAGCGCGAGGCGGCCGCGCACGTGGAGCGGATCCTCGAGCGGCTGCCCCCGCGGGAGCGTGCCTTCGTGGAGGCCATGGCCGCGCTGCCCGCCGCGGAGCGCACGCTCACCCGCATCGCGAAGGAGATGGGCCGGTCGAGGGCCGCGGAGGTCGGCACCACGGCGCAGCGCCTGGACACCGTGCGCGGCATCATCGACCGGGGGACGTCCTACGGCTTCCGGCATCGCGCGATCGAGGCGCACCTCACCAGCTCCTGGCCGCGCATCGGGTGAGGCGCCAGCGTCGCGTTGACACCTCGCCCGCGCCCCCGGGAGAATGGGGTGACGTTGCTCTTACAACGTTGTAACGGCTCGGATCCACCCGGCACCGCCGGCGTCGATCGGCCCCGCTCCCGATGAAGTGAAGGACCATTCCATGACCGACGCCCGCCCCACCCCCGACGCACGGATCGCCATCGACCGCACCGCGGTCGTCGCCCCCGTCAACCGCCGCACCTTCGGCTCCTTCGTCGAGCACCTCGGCCGCTGCGTCTACGACGGCATCTACGAGCCCGGCCACCCCACCGCCAACGCCGACGGCTTCCGCCTCGACGTCGTCGACCTCGTCAAGGAGCTCGGCTCGAGCACCATCCGCTACCCCGGCGGCAACTTCGTCTCCGGGTACCGCTGGGAGGACGGCGTCGGGCCGCGCGCCGAGCGCCCGAAGCGCCTCGACCTCGCCTGGCACTCGCTCGAGACCAACGAGGTCGGCCTCGACGAGTTCGCGCGCTGGTGCGAGCTCACCGGCAGCGAGCTGATGATGGCCGTCAACCTCGGCACGCGCGGCGTGCTCGAGGCCCTCGACATCCTCGAGTACGCGAACCACCCGGGCGGCACCGCCCTCTCCGACCAGCGCATCGCGAACGGATCCCCCGAGCCCCACGGCGTCAAGATGTGGTGCCTCGGCAACGAGATGGACGGCCCGTGGCAGGTCGGCCACATGACCGCCGACGACTACGGCAAGCTCGCGAACCGCACCGCCGGGGCCATGAAGATGGTGGATCCGACGCTCGAGCTCGTCGCGTGCGGCAGCAGCGGATCCGGCATGCCGACCTTCGGCGAGTGGGAGCGCACCGTGCTCGAGCACGCGTACGACAACGTCGACTTCATCTCGGCCCACGCCTACTACCAGGAGCGCAAGGGCGACCTCGGCAGCTTCCTCGCCTCCTCGCTCGACATGGAGTACTTCATCCGCACGGTCGTGGCGTCGGCCGACCAGGTGAAGTACCGCCGCAAGAGCGACAAGACGATCAACATCTCCTTCGACGAGTGGAACGTCTGGTACCTCGACGAGCACCAGGAGTCCGGCGTCATCACCGAGGGCTGGCCCTACGCGCCGCACCTGCTCGAGGACGTCTACTCGGTCGCCGACGCGGTCGTGCTCGGCAACCTCATGATCACGCTGCTCAAGCACAGCGACCGCGTCACGTCGGCCAGCCTCGCGCAGCTCGTGAACGTGATCGCGCCGATCATGACGGAGACCGGCGGCGGCGCCTGGCGCCAGACCACGTTCTTCCCGTTCTCGGTCACGAGCCGGCTCGCGCAGGGCGAGGTGCTGCGCCCGCGCATCGACGTGGGCACGTACGAGACCGAGGTGCACGGCACCGCGCCGCTCGTCGACTCCGTCGCGACCTTCGACGAGGCCACCGGCCGCGCCGCGGTCTTCCTCGTGAACCGGAGCCTGTCGGAGTCGCTCACCATCGAGGTCGACGTCGCCGGCCTCGCCGTGTCCGAGGTGCTCGAGGCCGTGGGTATCCACGACGACGACGTCTACGCGAAGAACACCTTCGAGGACCGCGAGCGCGTGGGCCTCACGCCGAACGCCTCGGCGTCGCTGACCGACGGCACCCTCACGATCACGCTGCCGCCCGTGTCGTGGACGGCCGTGTCGCTCGGCTAGCCGCACCCGCTCGACCACGCGCCCGTCGCGCCGCCTCCGCGGCCGGCGGGCGTCGTGCGTGATGGGGCGGGCGCGGATCGTTCGCGGTGCGCATGCGTCCGGCGCGGTGCGCGGCGTACGCGAACGCGCATGCACATCCGAGACGGAAGGGTACGGCGGTGCCCCCAGCGCCTGCTCGCTGTGGATGGGCGCGCCCGCGGGATCGGGATGGTTCCCTAACCTCTCGCTCTACCCACACACGAACGGAGCACCATCGCCATGCCATCCATCGCGCCCTCGACCCGATCCTCGCGTCGCCTCCGCCGGGCGGGGACCGTCGCCGCCGCCGCGGCCATCGCGCTCTCCGCCACCTTCGGCCTCGGCATCGCGCCGGCATCCGCAGCCACGGCCGCCGCGGCCCCGGCGTCCACCCCCACCGACGCCTCCCAGATCACCATCCCCGGAGCCAAGCCCGGACCGGCGCCCAAGTGGCCCGGCGCGCAGTACCGGTTCGTGTTCCAGACGCACTGGGTCAAGGTCGCCGACGGGGGGCAGAACATCCGGTCCTTCCGCATCCGGGGCTACTCGGTCAGGCCGGGTGGGCTGGCCGTCAACGACATCAACGAATGCGTCACGTACCCCGGATATGACCCCAAGATCACTGACTACCGCAACGTGGGCATCGTCCTGCCGCAGATCCTCAACACCACCGTCACCAGCTACTCCGGCCCCTCGTGCACCGGCTACGACTACTCGAAGGTCGGCGGAAGCGGTCCGATCGACAGGGGGGATATCCACTGGACGCTCTTCACGCACCACGCGCCGGCTCCTCGCTGACCGGACGATCCGCACGCACCGACGGCCGACGTCTCCCTCGCGGAGACGTCGGCCGTCGTCCGTCAGCGCGACCCGCCGACGAGGTGCGGTCGGTCCCTCCACCAGCTTGGCCTCGCGCGGCGGGGCGCGTGCGCGGCGTCGCGGGTCGTGCGCGCATGCACATCCGCGGTGCGTGGGTGCCGAGAGTCCCCATCACCCGCTCGGTGTGGATGCGCCCGTCCGCGGGATCGGCGGGCTCCTTAGCCTCTGATCTCCCACCCACGAACGGAGCATCATCGTCATGCCATCCACCACGCACTCCACCCGACCCTCGCGCCTCCGCCGCCGAGCGGGGACCGTCGCCGCCGCGGCGGCCGTCGCGCTCTCCGCCACCGTCGGCCTCGGCATCGCGCCGGCGTCCGCGGCCCCGTCGACCACCCACGCCGCCGAGTCCTCCGTGAGCACCAGCCCGGCCGGGGACCTCACGGAATCCAAGGTCGCCACCCAGATGTACACGTTCACGACGCACTGGACCCCGGTCTCCCGCGGCGGGCAGAACGTCGAGTCGTTCATGGTCGCGGGCCCCAGCAACAAGTGGGTCAACGGGGCCGACCGTCCGAGCTTCCATTACTGCGAGACCTTCCCGAACTACCGGAACAACCTCGACACCGACAGTCACGTGAATGTCTTCATCCCGTCGGAGTACGGCACCAGCGTCGTCAGCTTCCCCAGCCCCAATTGCGAAGGCCAGTTCGTCGACGGATTCGGTCAGATCGACACCGTGCACCACAGCTGGACCCTCTTCACGCGCCACGCGCCGACCTGGCGTCGCTGACCGGACCATCCGCACGTACCGACGGCCGGCGTCTCCCTCGCGGGGACGCCGGCCGTCGGCGCGTCAGCGCGGTGCATCTCCGGGATCCAGCGCGCGGGCGGCTCCCGGGCGGCTGTCGTCGTGCCGGTCTGGCCGCGCCCGTCGCGCTCCTCTCGGGGTCGGGGCGAGGCCGGATCAGCCTCGCCGCTCCGCCCGCAGCACCGCCATCACGATCACGTCGACCGGCTGGCCGTCGAAGCGGAAGGCCGCCCGGAGGCGGCCCTCCTCGACGAAGCCCGCGCGCTCGTAGACGCGGCGGGCGCGGGGGTTGGAGGCCAGGACCTCGAGGGAGACGCGCTCGAGGTCGGTCGCGGCGAAGGCGTGGTCGACGAGCAGGCGCACCGCCTCCGAGCCGAGGCCGCGGTCGCGGCCGGCGGGGCCGATGAGGATGCGGAGGTTCGCGCTCCGGTCCTCGGGGCTCCACTCGTTGAGCACGGCCTCGCCCACGCACACGTCGGTCGCGCGGTCGACGAGCGCGAGGTCGAGGCGGTCGGGCTGGTCGGCGCGCGTCGCGTACCAGGTGCGCGTGCGGTCGTCGAGCTCAGGGCGCCCGGCCATCTCGGCGACCTCGGCGCTCGTGTGCGCGGATCCGGTGAGGCGTATCACGTCGGGGTCGGCGAGGATCGGCCCCATCGCCTCGACGTCGGCGGGGGTGAAGGGGCGGAGGACCGCGCGCTCGCCCTCGAGGCGCGGGAGTACGGGGAACAGGCGGGGGTCGGCGGCGCTCACGCCTCCATCGTGCCCGGACGGGTCGCGCCCGTCACGTGCGTCGCGCCGGTCAGCGCCCGTCGCGCTCGCGGTACAGCGTCATGAGGGTGGCCGAGATGCGGCCGCGGGTGCCGATGCGGTGGCCGTTCGCCTCGAGCCAGGCGCGGGCGGCGGCGCGCTCGCCCGTCGCGGCCGGGCTCGCGCCGGAGGACACGGGCGGGGGATCCGCCACGGGCGTCACCGTCACGGTGGTCCGCCGACCGGCCGTGGCGTAGGGCGAGAGCGTCGAACGGAGCGCCCGGGCGTCGGCCTCGTCGAGGTCGACCTCGAGCACCCACCCGTCGAGCCCGAAGCGCACGGCCTCGAGCGCCTCGGTGCCGGGCGCGGAGCCCTCGTCGGCGCGCTGCGGATCCCTGTCGTCGGCCATGCGTCTCCCTGTCGTCGTCCCCCTCCCGCAGCCTAGGTCGCGCCGGGGGCACCGGCCGCCCCGCCGATCGCCGCCCCGGATGCCCCGCCCGGTGCTTGATGAGAACCGTTCTCTTCTAAGCTGGGCGGATGGACGCCCACCCGAACGCCATCCCTCCCGTCACGCGCGGCGGCCTGGCCGTGACCCTCGTCTCGGCGAGCACCCTGCGCGCCGCCTCGCGAGTGGCCGCCGCCGTCACCGGATCGCCCGAGGCCGCGGATCCGCAGGTCGTCGAGGCGCCCGACGGCGACAGCGGCCGGCTCGGCGCCGAGCTCGCCGAGGGGCTGATCGCGGACGTCGACGACGGCCGCCGCGGCCTCGCGGTCGTCGCGCTCGAGCCCGCCGCGGATCCGCTCGAGGTCGCCCTGGTCCTGGAGCACGTGGTCGAGGCGCGGCATCCCGGATCCACGCCCATCGGCGTGCTCGACGTCGTGGCCGTCTCGTCGGTCGCCGAGATCCGCGACGTGCTGCTCGACCCGCGCGACGACGACGCGGACCCGTTCGACGCGGGCGAGCGGCTCGCCGGGCGGCTGGAGTGCGCGAGCGTCGTGGTGCTCGCGGACCTGGATCCGGACCGGCCGACCGCCGACGCCCGCCGCGTCGTCGCGCTGATCGGCCTGCTCGCGCCTGACGCCCGGATCGTCACGCACGGCGACCGCGACGCCCTCGTGCCGGTGCCCGTGCGGATCGCCCGGCAGCGCGTGCGGCGCCTCGCGGCGGGCATGGGCTGGCAGGCGGCGCTGGCGGGGCGGCTGCCGGCGCGGCTCGCGGTGCTGGCCGCGCCCGACGGGCCGTCGGATCAGGCGGCGCCGATGGGCGTGCACGTCTTCCGGGATCCGCGCCCGTTCCACCCCGGCCGCCTGCGCCGGGCCGTCGCGTGCGAGCTCGTGCCGGGGCCGGCGGGGCGCATCGTGCGGTCGCGCGGGCTCGTGCGCCTCGCGAGCCGGCCGGAGACGGTCGGCCAGTGGTCGACCGCGGGCGACGTGCTGAGCCTCGACCCGACCGGCATGCCGAGCTGGGATCCGGAGTCGCCCGCGGGCCAGGAGATCGCGTTCGTGGGGGAGGGGCTCGACGGCGAGGCGCTCGACCGGATCCTCGGGGCCTGCCTCCTGGAGCCCGCCGAGCTGGTCGCGGGGCCGGACGCCTGGCGCGCGTACGCGGATCCGTTCCCCGCCTGGGACACCGAGCACCGGCACTGAGGCGGGCGGCGGCGGGCACCGCTAAGCGCGCCGCGACGCTCAGCGCGCTTCGTCCCCGATCACGCGCCCGTCCTCGAGCCGCACCACCCGATCCGCCTCGGCGAGCACGGCCGGGTCGTGCGAGACGGCGACGACCGCGATCCCGCGGTCGGCCTCCGCGCGCATGATCGCGCGGATCCGCGCGGCGCTCGCGGCGTCGAGCCCGGTGGTCGGCTCGTCGAGGAGCAGCAGGTCGGCGCCGCGCGCCAGCCCCTGCGCGAGCAGCGCCCGCTGGCGCTGCCCGCCCGACAGCGCGGCGAAACCCTGCGAGGCGAGGGGGATCAGGCCGAGGCGGTCGAGCGCGTCGTCGACCGCCCGGCGGGCGTCCGCGTCGAGGCGTCGCCACCTCCCGGATCGACCCCACGCGCCGACGGTCACGACGTCGCGGACGGTGACGGGCAATCGGTCCGAGACGGCGGCGCGCTGCGGCACGAAGGCCGCGCGATCCGCGGCGGAGCGGGTCCCGGCGGCGTGCGCGCGGGTGCCGGCGACGACCTCGAGGAGGGTCGACTTGCCGGCGCCGTTGGGGCCGGCGATCACCGTGAGGGTCCCCGGCAGGAGGTCGAGGTCGACGCCGTCGAGCGCGCGCCGGTCGCCGAAGTCGACGCGGATGCCGCGGAGGGCGACGGCGGGTGGAGGAGGGGGCACGCTCCGATCCTACGCATTTGATAAGCGTTCTCATTCTCGACTACGGTCGGGGATCGTGCCCTTCCTCACCCGCGGAATACTCGAGCCGTTCGCGCTCGACTTCCTCCAGCGCGCCCTCCTCGGCGGCGCCCTCGTCGCGATCCTCTGCGGCGTCGTGGGCACGTGGGTCGTCATCCGCGGCATGGCGTTCCTCGGCGAGGCGCTCGCGCACGGGATGCTGCCCGGCGTCGCGCTCGCCACGGTGCTGGGCCTGCCGGTGCTCGTCGGCGGCGCGCTGAGCGCGGTCGCGATGAGCCTCGGGATCGCCGCCCTCCAGCGCCGCGGCCGGCTCTCCTACGACACGAGCATCGGCCTGCTCTTCGTCGCGATGCTCGCCCTCGGCGTCGTCGTGGTCTCGCACTCGGGCAGCTTCGCGACCGACGCGACCTCGATCCTGTTCGGCGACATCCTCGCCATCGCGCCCGTCGACATCGCCCTGCTGGCCGGCGCCGCGGTCGTGGGGCTCGGCGTCGCGTGGGCGTTCCATCGTCCGCTCGTGGCGCTCGCGCTGGATCCGCGCATCGCCGCCGTGCTCCGCCTCGGCCCCCGTTCGGCGCAGGCCGCGCTCGTGGGGCTCGTGACGCTCGCGGTCGTCGCGTCGTACCAGGCGGTCGGATCCCTGCTCGTCGTCGGCCTGCTGCTCGCACCCGCGGTCGCGGCCGGGCACTGGACCGCGCGGATCCCCACCCGGATGGCCCTCGCCGCCGTGCTCGGCATCGCCTCGGTGCTCGTCGGGCTGCTCGTCTCCTGGCACGCGGCGACGGCGGCCGGGGCGTCGGTGGCGGCCACCGCGATCGCCGTGGCCGCGCTCTCCGGGATCGCGCGGGCGGGTCTCACGGCGCTGCGCGCGCGGGGCCGGGGGAGCAGGGGCGCGCCCGGTGCGGGGGACCACGGTGACGCCGCCCGCGCCGACGCCCTCGACCCGGTCCTCGCGGGCCCGCCCGCCGGATCCACCGCCCCCACGCCCTGACCTCCGCGGCGGACGACCGCCGCGATCCCCGCCCGTCCATCCCCACCGAGAGGACCCCGTGCGCCCCCGCACCACCGCTCCCGCCCTCCTGGCCGGCCTCGCGCTCGCCCTCACCGCCTGCTCGACCGCGCCCGCCGCGGCGCCGACCGTCGATCCGACCGCCGACGACCGGGGGGACGGGCACGGCGCCGTCTCCGGCGCCGCCGAGCTGTCGGAGCCCCGCCTCGGCCTCACGAGCATCGACCCGGCGGGCGCCGTCACGCACCTCGACCTGCTCGACGGATCCGTCGCCGAGCTCGGACGCATCGGCGCGCCGACGGCCGTGGACACCGACGGCCGGTACCTCTTCGCGCAGACGGACCAGGGCGTCGAGATCGTCGACAGCGGCGTCTGGACGTGGGACCACGTCGACCACTTCCACTACTACCGGGCGGATCCGCGCCTCGTCGGCACGGTCCCGGGCGCGGGCACCGCGACCATCGCGACCACCAACCTCTCCACCACGGGCGGCACGGGACTCTTCTTCCCCGCCTCGGGCGAGGCCGTGCTGCTCGACACGGAGGCGCTGTCCGAGGGCGAGGTCGATGAGCTGTTCCGCCTCGACCGCGAGCCCGGCCCCGGCATGGTCGTGCCCGTCGGATCCCTCGCGCTCGTCACCGAGGGGCAGGGCGCCGACGCGAGGGTGGCCGGCCACACGGCGGACGGCGAGCGGACCGGCCTCGTCGAGGCGTGCCCGGATCCGGCCGGCACCATCACGACGCGCGTCGGCGCCGTGATCGGCTGCTCGGACGGCGCGCTGCTCGCGAGCGTGGACGGCGAGGAGCTCACCGTCGAGCGGATCCCGTACCCCGACGGCACGGGGGCCCCCGACGCCACGACTGCCCCCGCCGCCACGTCCTTCGACAACCGCGAGGGCCGGCCGACGGTCGCCGCCCTCGCCGGCGACCAGGGGATCTGGCTGCTGGACACCCGCGAGCGCTCCTGGCGGCTGCTCCCGGCGCCCGCGCCGCTCGTGCACGTGACGGCCGTCGACGACGCCGACGACCACCTGCTCGCCCTCACGACGGACGGCCGCATGCTCGTCATGTCCGCGGCCGACGGCGCCGTGATCGCCGACACCGGCCCGCTCGTCGCCGACTCGCTCGCGGCGGGACGGATCCCGACCCTCGTCGCCGACCAGCAGCGCGCCTACCTCGCGGGCCCGGTCGAGCGGCGGCTGCACGAGATCGACTTCGCCGACGGCGGCCGCGTCTCGCGCACCTTCGACACGCCGGCGGAGCCCGCCTTCACCGCGGAGACGGGCCGATGAGCCGCCGGACCCGTCGCCTGCCCGCCGCACTCGCGGCGGCCGTCGCCTCCGCCGCGACCGCCCTCGCCCTCGCCGGCTGCGCGACCGCGGGCGACGACCGGCCGACGGTCTACGTCTCCACGAACATCCTCGGCGACGTCGTGGAGGAGCTCATGGGGGACGAAGCCGACGTCGTGACGCTGATGGAGCCGGACGCGGATCCGCACTCCTTCGAGATCTCCGCGCAGGAGGCCGCCCGCCTCCGCTCGGCCGACCTCGTCGTCTCCAACGGCCTCGGCCTCGAGGAGGGGCTGCAGCAGCACCTCGACGCGGCGTCCGACGCCGACGTGCCGACGTTCGTCGCGGGCGACCACATCGAGGTGCTCGACTACGCCGTGGGCGACGCGGCCGGCATGCCCGACTCCCACTTCTGGACGGATCCGGCCCGCATGGTCGACGTCGTCGACGCGCTGGAGCCCGTGCTCGCGCGCATCGAGGGCGTGGATCCGGACGTGGTCGCCGACCAGGCCGCCGCCTACCGCGGCGAGCTGGAGGCGCTCGACGCCGAGATGACCTCCGCGTTCGGCGCGATCCCGGCCGAGCGCCGCGCCCTCGTCACCAACCACCACGTCTTCGGGTACCTCGCCGACCGCTTCGGGTTCGAGGTCGTCGGCGCCGTGATCCCCGGCGGCACCACCCTCGCCGCGCCCTCCGCCAGCGACCTC
It encodes the following:
- a CDS encoding AAA family ATPase gives rise to the protein MRDATDNPFSPGSDTVPEIWAGRTEQLGDWRDVVRPRLLRGLPERGRTVLGEPGLGKSSLVRRIAQTAAGDGDWVTPQLRIPLGADPLKPVAAAVLELARAAGLPSVREKRIKEAIARVEAVAAAGLSLTVREASDTSGPEPYTSLTALLVEVGRAAMRKGRVALVHVDEVQNITDERTLSQLLIALGDAITHEEEVAIPGGAHVRRSLPIAVYLTGLPDFEDRAGAHKGATFARRFRTTVLTAIDDEDIRAALQDFVLPGWEVADGSGRTRRIRMDQDAAAAIVDLCRGEPFLFQLAGERAWYAGSGPTITRAEVHAGWRGAEREAAAHVERILERLPPRERAFVEAMAALPAAERTLTRIAKEMGRSRAAEVGTTAQRLDTVRGIIDRGTSYGFRHRAIEAHLTSSWPRIG
- a CDS encoding alpha-N-arabinofuranosidase, whose protein sequence is MTDARPTPDARIAIDRTAVVAPVNRRTFGSFVEHLGRCVYDGIYEPGHPTANADGFRLDVVDLVKELGSSTIRYPGGNFVSGYRWEDGVGPRAERPKRLDLAWHSLETNEVGLDEFARWCELTGSELMMAVNLGTRGVLEALDILEYANHPGGTALSDQRIANGSPEPHGVKMWCLGNEMDGPWQVGHMTADDYGKLANRTAGAMKMVDPTLELVACGSSGSGMPTFGEWERTVLEHAYDNVDFISAHAYYQERKGDLGSFLASSLDMEYFIRTVVASADQVKYRRKSDKTINISFDEWNVWYLDEHQESGVITEGWPYAPHLLEDVYSVADAVVLGNLMITLLKHSDRVTSASLAQLVNVIAPIMTETGGGAWRQTTFFPFSVTSRLAQGEVLRPRIDVGTYETEVHGTAPLVDSVATFDEATGRAAVFLVNRSLSESLTIEVDVAGLAVSEVLEAVGIHDDDVYAKNTFEDRERVGLTPNASASLTDGTLTITLPPVSWTAVSLG
- a CDS encoding GNAT family N-acetyltransferase codes for the protein MSAADPRLFPVLPRLEGERAVLRPFTPADVEAMGPILADPDVIRLTGSAHTSAEVAEMAGRPELDDRTRTWYATRADQPDRLDLALVDRATDVCVGEAVLNEWSPEDRSANLRILIGPAGRDRGLGSEAVRLLVDHAFAATDLERVSLEVLASNPRARRVYERAGFVEEGRLRAAFRFDGQPVDVIVMAVLRAERRG
- a CDS encoding Lsr2 dimerization domain-containing protein, with the protein product MADDRDPQRADEGSAPGTEALEAVRFGLDGWVLEVDLDEADARALRSTLSPYATAGRRTTVTVTPVADPPPVSSGASPAATGERAAARAWLEANGHRIGTRGRISATLMTLYRERDGR
- a CDS encoding GTP-binding protein; protein product: MDAHPNAIPPVTRGGLAVTLVSASTLRAASRVAAAVTGSPEAADPQVVEAPDGDSGRLGAELAEGLIADVDDGRRGLAVVALEPAADPLEVALVLEHVVEARHPGSTPIGVLDVVAVSSVAEIRDVLLDPRDDDADPFDAGERLAGRLECASVVVLADLDPDRPTADARRVVALIGLLAPDARIVTHGDRDALVPVPVRIARQRVRRLAAGMGWQAALAGRLPARLAVLAAPDGPSDQAAPMGVHVFRDPRPFHPGRLRRAVACELVPGPAGRIVRSRGLVRLASRPETVGQWSTAGDVLSLDPTGMPSWDPESPAGQEIAFVGEGLDGEALDRILGACLLEPAELVAGPDAWRAYADPFPAWDTEHRH
- the aztA gene encoding zinc ABC transporter ATP-binding protein AztA is translated as MPPPPPAVALRGIRVDFGDRRALDGVDLDLLPGTLTVIAGPNGAGKSTLLEVVAGTRAHAAGTRSAADRAAFVPQRAAVSDRLPVTVRDVVTVGAWGRSGRWRRLDADARRAVDDALDRLGLIPLASQGFAALSGGQRQRALLAQGLARGADLLLLDEPTTGLDAASAARIRAIMRAEADRGIAVVAVSHDPAVLAEADRVVRLEDGRVIGDEAR
- the aztB gene encoding zinc ABC transporter permease AztB, with translation MPFLTRGILEPFALDFLQRALLGGALVAILCGVVGTWVVIRGMAFLGEALAHGMLPGVALATVLGLPVLVGGALSAVAMSLGIAALQRRGRLSYDTSIGLLFVAMLALGVVVVSHSGSFATDATSILFGDILAIAPVDIALLAGAAVVGLGVAWAFHRPLVALALDPRIAAVLRLGPRSAQAALVGLVTLAVVASYQAVGSLLVVGLLLAPAVAAGHWTARIPTRMALAAVLGIASVLVGLLVSWHAATAAGASVAATAIAVAALSGIARAGLTALRARGRGSRGAPGAGDHGDAARADALDPVLAGPPAGSTAPTP
- a CDS encoding ABC transporter, which produces MRPRTTAPALLAGLALALTACSTAPAAAPTVDPTADDRGDGHGAVSGAAELSEPRLGLTSIDPAGAVTHLDLLDGSVAELGRIGAPTAVDTDGRYLFAQTDQGVEIVDSGVWTWDHVDHFHYYRADPRLVGTVPGAGTATIATTNLSTTGGTGLFFPASGEAVLLDTEALSEGEVDELFRLDREPGPGMVVPVGSLALVTEGQGADARVAGHTADGERTGLVEACPDPAGTITTRVGAVIGCSDGALLASVDGEELTVERIPYPDGTGAPDATTAPAATSFDNREGRPTVAALAGDQGIWLLDTRERSWRLLPAPAPLVHVTAVDDADDHLLALTTDGRMLVMSAADGAVIADTGPLVADSLAAGRIPTLVADQQRAYLAGPVERRLHEIDFADGGRVSRTFDTPAEPAFTAETGR
- the aztC gene encoding zinc ABC transporter substrate-binding protein AztC; this encodes MSRRTRRLPAALAAAVASAATALALAGCATAGDDRPTVYVSTNILGDVVEELMGDEADVVTLMEPDADPHSFEISAQEAARLRSADLVVSNGLGLEEGLQQHLDAASDADVPTFVAGDHIEVLDYAVGDAAGMPDSHFWTDPARMVDVVDALEPVLARIEGVDPDVVADQAAAYRGELEALDAEMTSAFGAIPAERRALVTNHHVFGYLADRFGFEVVGAVIPGGTTLAAPSASDLADLVDAVEETGVPTIFAESSQPDRLVQALASEADIRVEVVELFTESLTGPEGGAPDYLAMMRVNTQRIASGLSP